A genomic region of candidate division KSB1 bacterium contains the following coding sequences:
- a CDS encoding tetratricopeptide repeat protein: protein MRRSWLLAISLLVVVLLFGCGPRQTAEQLYSQGENFELKGSQLDEQGKAAESLNMYKEAAKSYEKLIARYPKAEKSPEALYRLGTLYFNNLKDAEKSIDAYRRLIEKYPTCQWVPQSLFMIGYRYANDVKDLDKACEAYNRFLEQYPDHELALSVKWELENLGKDLSEIKFLEDVGQESTPAVSK from the coding sequence ATGAGGCGTTCGTGGCTGTTGGCGATTTCTCTTCTGGTGGTCGTCCTGCTGTTCGGCTGCGGCCCGCGGCAGACCGCCGAGCAGCTTTACTCACAAGGCGAAAACTTTGAGCTCAAGGGGAGCCAGCTTGACGAGCAGGGCAAGGCGGCCGAGAGCCTCAACATGTATAAAGAGGCGGCGAAGAGTTATGAGAAGCTCATTGCCAGGTACCCCAAGGCGGAAAAGAGCCCAGAGGCCCTGTACCGGCTGGGCACCCTGTACTTCAATAACCTGAAGGACGCCGAAAAGTCCATCGATGCCTACCGTCGGCTCATCGAGAAGTACCCCACCTGCCAGTGGGTGCCCCAGTCGCTCTTCATGATAGGCTATCGTTACGCCAACGACGTCAAGGACCTCGACAAGGCGTGCGAGGCGTACAATCGCTTCCTCGAGCAGTACCCCGATCATGAGCTCGCCCTTTCGGTCAAATGGGAGTTGGAGAACTTGGGCAAGGACCTGAGTGAGATCAAGTTCTTGGAGGACGTCGGCCAGGAGTCGACGCCGGCGGTGAGCAAGTAG